The Malus domestica chromosome 06, GDT2T_hap1 genome has a segment encoding these proteins:
- the LOC103436885 gene encoding late embryogenesis abundant protein 18 yields the protein MQSAKEKLSNMASAAKEHVDIYKAKAQEKVVKATAKTDEEREIASQIRRAKEAKAKMEFHEAKTKHSAEKSTASAENKSHLLHGQDDQPVARVGDGHGNDHQPHDAGPLPKTTVPAYPLGGYRTHKFPLK from the exons ATGCAGTCTGCAAAGGAGAAGCTAAGCAATATGGCCAGTGCTGCCAAGGAGCACGTAGACATATACAAAGCTAAAGCTCAAGAGAAG GTGGTGAAGGCGACAGCAAAAACGGACGAAGAGAGGGAAATAGCGAGCCAGATAAGAAGAGCGAAAGAAGCAAAAGCAAAGATGGAGTTTCATGAGGCCAAAACCAAGCACTCTGCTGAAAAATCGACTGCTAGTGCAGAAAATAAATCCCATCTCCTCCATGGACAGGATGATCAGCCTGTGGCTAGGGTTGGTGATGGCCATGGTAATGATCACCAACCTCACGATGCGGGTCCTCTGCCTAAAACCACAGTTCCGGCATACCCACTTGGAGGTTATCGCACCCACAAGTTTCCCTTGAAATAA